The sequence below is a genomic window from Mycobacteroides abscessus ATCC 19977.
TTTTCATGCGTTCCCCCTCTAAACATGCCCCCTGCGCATGTTAGCCCGGGAAACCGAACCCAGCCAGCCCCTGGGGACAGTCCGCCTAGCTGGGCAAAACAGCGGTGACGTAGTTGCCCTGCTTCACCACCTCGACTACGTCCTCGGGCAGCTCCGGGATCTCCACCCCGTAGGCGGCTGCCAGTTCGAGAGCGTGTGACCCCTGAACCTTCCATCCCCGCGCCGCCAACCACTCCGCGACATCGGCGCGCTCCTCGTCGTAGAAAAGCGTGGTGATGTCGACCTTGGACATCGGATGGCCCTCGTCGGCGTACTTCTTCTGCATCTCGCCCCATTTGGCGATATCCGGGCGCCCCCGGGTGGCCTCGACGGCGACCTGGCTGCCCGGGGCCGACAGGGCGACAACCCGCTCGAACAGCAGGTCCTGTGCCGCCGACGGCAGGTAAATGATCAAGCCTTCGGCGGACCATGCCGTAGGAACCTCTGGATCGAATCCTGCGGCAAGCAGGGCGGCAGGCCAGTCGTCTCGGAGATCGACAGCGATCTCACGCCGGTCACTGGTTGGGGTGGCGTCGTGCTCGGCCAGCACTCGATCCTTGAATTCCAGCACCTGGGGCTGATCCAGCTCGAACACCTTGGTACCCGCCGGCCACGGCAGTCGGTGCGCCCGAACATCTAGCCCCGCGGCCAGAATCACCGCCTGTTTGCACCCCGAATTCGTTGCGTTAATAAAGAACTCGTCAAAAAACTTGCTACGCAGGCCGATATGACGCGGTGCGGTCCCCGGGTTCGGCGGCTTCGGCTCCGAACTGTCCAAGAGCCCGATCAAATGCGGTTCGCCTGCGGCGCGCACGAAATGTTCCGCATACGGATCACGCACCAGGGGATCGGCCTCCCTGTTCTCGACGGCCCGCGCTGCGGCCACCCCCAGGGCCGTGAATCCGACGCTCGACACGATGTCCCAGGAGTCGCCCTCGCTGCGCGACCAATCCTTGTCCTCGATGTTGGTCATTGAGCTGTCCTTTCAGGCAGGAAGTGTGCACGTCAGGTAGTGCATGGCACCGGCAAGCTCGCGAATGTCCTCGGGAACCTCGGGATGCCGCACGCCATACCGTTCGGCCAGGTCAAACATGTCCAGCCCCTGCGTGCTCCACCCACGCACCGAGAACCACTCGACGGGCGGCGTCTTCTCCTCGTCGTAGAACAATTCGGTGATATCGATCTTGCCGAAGGTGTCCTTTTCGGATCGGTACTTCTGTTCGACCTTCGCGAACTGACTCATCCCCAATGTCCCCGTCGGGCCCTCGATTGCGGCGCGGCTGCCGGGAGCGGACAACTCGACCATCCGCTCAAACAGCAGTTCTTGAGCTGCCGCAGGCAGATACGGCAACAGCCCCTCCGCGGACCACGCGGTGGGCCGGCCGGCATCGAATCCGGCCTCCTTGAGAGCGGCCGGCCAATCATCGCGCAGGTCGACAGCGACGGTGCGGCGATCGCAGGTCGGCTCGGCGCCCTGCTGGGCATATACCCCGTCCTTGAAAGCGAGAACCTGCGGCTGATCCAGTTCGTACACCGTGACACCCGCAGGCCACGCCAGCCGGTGTGCGCGTGCATCCAGCCCAGCCGCCAGGATCACCGCCTGCGTGATCCCTGAAGCCGCCGCTTCGAGAAAGAACTCGTCGAAAAAGCGGCTGCGCATACCCATGCCGCGCAGATACTCGAATGGAGATGCCTGCGGCGCATCGCGTTTGGTGATCGTCTCAATCAAATGGGGCTCACCCGCGGCGAGAACGAAATGCTTGGCAAACGGGTCGTCGATCAGGGCATCCGGTCGCTCGCTTTCGACAGCGCGCTGGGCGCTGACACCCAGCGCGGTGTACCCCACGCTGGACACAATGTCCCAGGAGTCGCCCTCACTGCGGGCCCAGCTTCCTTGGTCTGTACTTGTCATCTCAGCCTCTCGGGTGGTCTTGGACAGCGGTGAAGAACTTGGTGCTCAGGAAATTCTCAAATGCTGGTGGCAGGTCACGGAGCGGCCGCCCGTAGGCCACTGCGGCATCTACCAGGTTGGCCTCGGTCACCGTCCAGCCCCGCTCACCCAGCCAGGTCTTGGTGTCGAGCCGCGGGTCGTCGAACCATAGGTCTCGCAGGTTCGGCTGTGTCTCACCGTCGCTGGTCTCCCCGACGACGGTCTTGATGGAGGCAGCGAGGCGTTCCAGCTCACCGGGTTCGGGGCCCAGCTCGGCGGCAACCCGACTTCCGGGTGCGGACATGTCGTTGAGTCTTTCGAACAGGGCGTCTTGCGCGGCGCCCGGCAGATAGGGCAACAACCCCTCAAGAATCCATCCCGTCGGCTGGGTGGCGTCAAAGCCCGCCTCACGCAACGCAGCAGGCCAGTCGTCGCGTAGATCCACAGCCACCGTCACCCGTCTGGCACTCGGCTGCGCCCCGGATCGTTTCAAGACCTCGTCCTTGAATTGCAATACCTTCGGCTGATCCAATTCGAACACCGTGGTTATCGCGGGCCACGGCAATCGGTAGGCACGCGAGTCCAACCCGGCGGCCAGAATCACGTGCTGCCGCACACCGGCACCGGCCGCATCGGCAAAGAAGTTGTCGAAGAATCGCGTCCGCACCCCCACCCACTGGGCGTTGAAGGCCGCCGAGCTGGTCATATCTGCGGTGGCGACCGCGGCGGCCAGCTGGGGCGCCCCCGCCGCCGCGACAAACGCAGCAGCATGATCGTCATGTGCCAGTGGCGGGTCCAGCTTCGCGTCGAGCGCGCGTCCAGCCGCCACCGCGAGCGCCGTGTAGCCGACACTCGTGACGATGTCCCAGGAGTCTCCCTCGGTGCGCACCATGCCTACGCGCCGAGCACCGCGGTGAAGTAGCGGCTCTGCCCCATGGCATCGGTGAGTTCATGCTCGCCGGCCAGCGGTACCCGGTTGTACCGTTTCAGCAGTTCGCCCGCAGTGGTCGCCTCGACTGTCCAACCGTGGCCGGTCAGCCATCGCGCCGGGTCCTCGCGTTCATCGCCGAACCACAGGCTCGACGGTGGCGCGTCCTCCTCCACAATGCTCTTGAAAATCCGCTGCAAGGCGCCCTCTTCGTTCTGCATCGCGTTCGACATCCGATCCGCCTGGTTCCCGGGCGCACCGAAATCCTCTACGGCAACCCGACTTCCGGGCGCGGATAGATCGGCGATGCGCTCGAACAACAAGTCCTGGGCGGCGCCGGGCAGGAAGGGCAGCAGCCCTTCGGCCAGCCATGCCGTCGGCTGTGCGGGATCGAATCCGGCAGCCTTGAGCACTGTCGGCCAGTCATCGCGCAGATCCACGTGCAGGTCGAGGACTGTCGCGGTGGCGCGTGCGTTGTGCTCATCGAGCACCTGTTTCTTGAACTCGAGCACTTTCGGAAGGTCGAGTTCATACACCGTGGTCCCGGCCGCCCAGGGCAGACGGTATCCGCGTACGTCAAGACCGGCCGCCAGGATCACCGCCTGCCGTACGCCGGCGTTACCGGCGGTCAGGAAGAACTCATCGAAGTACTTGGTCCGTGCGCCGAGGTAGCTCGAGAACAGCTGTATGTCGGGCGCCTGTGCGGCTTCCGGGTCCTCGAGTAGCTCGGAGAACAGTGGCGCCTCCGCCTTGGTCGCAGCGACAAAATGCTGCGCATAGTCGTCCCGTGCCAGCGGTTCAGGCTTGCGAGCCTCTATCGCACGCATCGCGGAAACGACGAGCGCCGTGGCGCCCACGCTTGTCACGATGTCCCAGGTATCACCTTCGGTTCTGGCCACAGCAGGTCTCCCATCAAACGCGCATGTCAGGCGTGCGTACATTTAAAAGCGCAGGTCAAGGCGATTTACCTATGACAAGTTCGCACAACTAACTACAGTACGCCGATTGGCTGGGAGCGCCACTGGTCTCTCAGCCGGGTACCTGGCAGCCGCATCCCTGCCCGGAACGGGCGGTGGCCTACTTGCCCTGCCAGACGGGCGCGCGCTTCTCCGCAAACGCCTTGGCGCCTTCCTTGGCGTCCTCGGACACAAAGATCGGCATGAGGATCTCGCCCTGCTTAGCGAAGGCTTCCTCGGGAGCCCAGCTGGCCGACTCGATGATGATGCGCTTGGTGGCCGCTACGGCCAGCGGTCCGTTCGCCGTGATCTTGGCGGCCAGCTCGAGTGCGGTGTCCAGTGCCTGCCCGTCGTCCACAAGCCGGTTGATAAACCCGTACTTGGCAGCGTCCTCCGCGGTGAAGGACTCTCCGGTGAGCGCCAGCTCCATGGCGACCTGATACGGGATCCGGTTCGGCAGGCGCAGCAGGCCGCCGGCACCGGCCACCAGCCCACGCTTGACCTCCGGAATGCCGAACTTCGCGCTGCGGCCCGCGACCACCAGGTCGCAGGACAGCACCAGCTCCGTGCCTCCGGCCAGCGCGAAACCCTCCACCGCGGCGATGATCGGCTTGCGTGGCGGCACATTGGTAAAGCCCAGACCACGCTCGGACAACACCGCCTCGCCACTCACAAAGGCCTTGAGATCCATTCCGGCGCAAAAGTTTCCGCCCGCACCGGTAATGATGGCGACGGACAGGTCGGCGGAGCTGTCCAGTTGATCCGCAGCAGCGGCAAGCCCCTGACTGACTGCCCTGTTGACCGCGTTACGCGCGTCCGGACGGTTGATGGTGATCAGTAGGACACGGTCACGCTGTTCGATCAGGACTTCGTCGGCCATGGCATTCCTCTGGGTAGTGAGTGGGTTTATTTCTTGATGCTAACCAGCGGCCGGAATCAGGCTGCGAGCCACCGAAAGTAACCGGGGAACACCCTCATCCAGCTCCGCGAAAAACGGATCGTCGGTAGTACCGGCAAGATGCCGCTGATACGAAACCTCCAGCAGAGTGGCGAGCTTCCACCCGCCCAGCACCTGGTAATAGACCAAATCCTCTGGGGTCCAGTAACTTTGGTCTCCACTACGGGCCTCGCGATAAGCCTGGGCGATCTCGGTGTGCGAGGGACAGCCCTCTTGCGCGGTGACCGATCCGGTGAGTTCGGACATGGCCACCTCACCACCCGGCTCCGGGGTCATGTACAGCAGATACCCCAGGTCGGCGAGCGGATCGCCCACTGTCGCCATCTCCCAATCCAGCACCGCGGTGATTCGCGCCGTCGCCGGATCCACGAGCACGTTGTCCAGCTTGTAGTCGCCGTGCACCACCGCCGCCGGGCGGTCTCCCGGATAATTCTCCGTGAGCCACGCGGTGATAGTCGTGTGGTCCTGCAGGTCGCGGCCGGTGGGTAGCTCCTTGATGGATTCCCACTGCCCGCCCCATGTTTTCAATTGCCGGGCGAGATAACCGGATTCACGGCCCAGCTTGGCCTCCACCAACCGCGTTGGGTCGGCATTGTGGATCTCCGCTAGCGCGACCGCCAGGTCCAGCACCAGCTCACGCCGGGCCGAGCCGACGAACCACTCCGGGGAGACGTCCCTGATCACCTCGCCATCCTGACGCTCCATCAGGTAGAACGGCGCGCCGAAGATCTCGGCATCGGTGCTGGCCAGCGTTACTCGCGGAACCCGTACCTGCGCGGTGCTGAGCGCATCGAGCACCCGATACTCACGCATCACATCGTGCGCGCCGGCCTGGAGTCGCCCAAACGGGGGACGCCTCAAGATCCACTGCGTACCAGAGGATCCCGTAACCACGTAGGTCAGATTCGAATGCCCCGCCGAAAGGCGGCGGACGCTGACCTGCTCACCCAGCTCGCGGTTCAGGTACTCCGACAAACTCGTGGGAATCGCATCGGCGTCGAGCGATGCCGCATCCCCGGTAGGGCCGTCAGAATCAGAAGACACGTCTTTGTGCATGGGTCATGTTTACCTGACGGCATAAACCGTGAGCGAGGGACCGGGACATTCTTTGCCTGTCCGCAAAACGATTGCGCTGCCAACTGGGCCGATGTCCTCCAGTATGGGAAGCCGATGAACCTAACTGCCCGCCTCGTAGTCATGAACTTCCTCCAGTTCTTCGTGTGGGGGGCATGGCTGCTGACGCTTGGTGCCTACTGGTTCAACAACAAACATTGGTCGGGCGCCCACTTCGGGGCGGCCTTTTCCACGATGGGCATCGCCGCGATCATCACGCCGCCGATCATGGGTGTGATAGCAGACAAATGGATCAACGCCGAAAAGCTCTACGGCGTTATGCATCTGGGCGGCGCAGCGGCACTCTTTAGCCTGCCCCTGGTAGCAAGTCCCACCGTCTTCTTCTGGGTGCTGCTGCTCAACATGCTGTGTTATATGCCATCGCTGTCGCTGGCGATCACCGTCGCCTACAACGCACTCAAAAATGCCGGCAGGGACACCGTCACCAGCTTCCCCCCGATCCGGGTCTGGGGAACGGTGGGATTCATCGCCGCACTGCACACGGTGAGCCTGCTCGGGCTGGAAACCTCGACGGGCCAGTTCTACGTCGCCGGCACGGCGGCGCTACTCCTCGGTCTGTACGCCTTCACATTGCCGCCGTGCCGTCCGAAATTGAGCTCGTCGGCGTCGAGCGGCCCGGGCCGCACCACGGTCGCCGACAGGTTCGGGCTCACCGCATTCACCCTGTTCCAACAACGCAAACTGGCCGTATTCTTCATCTTCGCGATGCTGCTGGGCGGCGCACTGCAGCTCACCAACGCCTACGGCGACACTTTCCTGCATGACTTCGCCGATGTCGCGGAGTACCGGAATCTCTTCGCCGTCGAGCACCCGGCCATCATCATGTCCATCTCACAGATTTCCGAGACGCTGTTCATCCTGGCCATTCCGTTCTTCTTGCGCCGCTTTGGAATCAAAACAGTGATGCTCATGAGCATGGTGGCATGGACGCTACGTTTCGGGCTGTTCGCCTACGGCGATCCCGGTGACGGACTCTGGATGATCGTGTTGTCCTGCATCGTCTACGGCATGGCCTTTGACTTCTTCAACGTCTCGGGCTCACTGTTCGTCGAAGACCAGTGCGGCCCCGAGATCCGCGCCAGCGCTCAAGGCCTGTTCATGCTCATGACCAACGGGCTCGGCGCCATGTTGGGCAGTCTCATCAGTGGAGCGGTCATCGAGTACTTCTTTACCTACCCCGACGACGGCAAGGACTGGCGCGGAATTTGGCTGAGCTTCGCGGGGTACGCGTTGGTGATCACCATCGCGTTCTTCGTCCTGTTCCGTCCTGAACCGGGCGGAAACACCGACGAAAAGGCGCCCGCTACCGTGGGTGTGTGACGATCTCCAGCGCCGAGTCGAAGGCGTCCCCCGCCGACAACCCCGTAGAGGGCATCTGGAACTTCCGCGACGTCGGCGGCGCCGATTCTCCTGTCACCATCCGGCCCGGCGTGCTCTTCCGGTCCTCCGAGCTCAGCGGGCTCACCCCGGCCGGCGCTCAGACGCTGCGAGCATTCGGTGTCACCGACCTGTATGACCTGCGCAGCCCGACCGAGATCGCTCGCACCGGATCGGACAGAGTAGACGGCGGAATCCGGGTGCACGAGGTTCCGTTCGCCACCCCTGCGGCGG
It includes:
- a CDS encoding class I SAM-dependent methyltransferase; amino-acid sequence: MTNIEDKDWSRSEGDSWDIVSSVGFTALGVAAARAVENREADPLVRDPYAEHFVRAAGEPHLIGLLDSSEPKPPNPGTAPRHIGLRSKFFDEFFINATNSGCKQAVILAAGLDVRAHRLPWPAGTKVFELDQPQVLEFKDRVLAEHDATPTSDRREIAVDLRDDWPAALLAAGFDPEVPTAWSAEGLIIYLPSAAQDLLFERVVALSAPGSQVAVEATRGRPDIAKWGEMQKKYADEGHPMSKVDITTLFYDEERADVAEWLAARGWKVQGSHALELAAAYGVEIPELPEDVVEVVKQGNYVTAVLPS
- a CDS encoding class I SAM-dependent methyltransferase, coding for MTSTDQGSWARSEGDSWDIVSSVGYTALGVSAQRAVESERPDALIDDPFAKHFVLAAGEPHLIETITKRDAPQASPFEYLRGMGMRSRFFDEFFLEAAASGITQAVILAAGLDARAHRLAWPAGVTVYELDQPQVLAFKDGVYAQQGAEPTCDRRTVAVDLRDDWPAALKEAGFDAGRPTAWSAEGLLPYLPAAAQELLFERMVELSAPGSRAAIEGPTGTLGMSQFAKVEQKYRSEKDTFGKIDITELFYDEEKTPPVEWFSVRGWSTQGLDMFDLAERYGVRHPEVPEDIRELAGAMHYLTCTLPA
- a CDS encoding SAM-dependent methyltransferase; the encoded protein is MVRTEGDSWDIVTSVGYTALAVAAGRALDAKLDPPLAHDDHAAAFVAAAGAPQLAAAVATADMTSSAAFNAQWVGVRTRFFDNFFADAAGAGVRQHVILAAGLDSRAYRLPWPAITTVFELDQPKVLQFKDEVLKRSGAQPSARRVTVAVDLRDDWPAALREAGFDATQPTGWILEGLLPYLPGAAQDALFERLNDMSAPGSRVAAELGPEPGELERLAASIKTVVGETSDGETQPNLRDLWFDDPRLDTKTWLGERGWTVTEANLVDAAVAYGRPLRDLPPAFENFLSTKFFTAVQDHPRG
- a CDS encoding class I SAM-dependent methyltransferase, translated to MARTEGDTWDIVTSVGATALVVSAMRAIEARKPEPLARDDYAQHFVAATKAEAPLFSELLEDPEAAQAPDIQLFSSYLGARTKYFDEFFLTAGNAGVRQAVILAAGLDVRGYRLPWAAGTTVYELDLPKVLEFKKQVLDEHNARATATVLDLHVDLRDDWPTVLKAAGFDPAQPTAWLAEGLLPFLPGAAQDLLFERIADLSAPGSRVAVEDFGAPGNQADRMSNAMQNEEGALQRIFKSIVEEDAPPSSLWFGDEREDPARWLTGHGWTVEATTAGELLKRYNRVPLAGEHELTDAMGQSRYFTAVLGA
- a CDS encoding crotonase/enoyl-CoA hydratase family protein, which encodes MADEVLIEQRDRVLLITINRPDARNAVNRAVSQGLAAAADQLDSSADLSVAIITGAGGNFCAGMDLKAFVSGEAVLSERGLGFTNVPPRKPIIAAVEGFALAGGTELVLSCDLVVAGRSAKFGIPEVKRGLVAGAGGLLRLPNRIPYQVAMELALTGESFTAEDAAKYGFINRLVDDGQALDTALELAAKITANGPLAVAATKRIIIESASWAPEEAFAKQGEILMPIFVSEDAKEGAKAFAEKRAPVWQGK
- a CDS encoding phosphotransferase family protein → MHKDVSSDSDGPTGDAASLDADAIPTSLSEYLNRELGEQVSVRRLSAGHSNLTYVVTGSSGTQWILRRPPFGRLQAGAHDVMREYRVLDALSTAQVRVPRVTLASTDAEIFGAPFYLMERQDGEVIRDVSPEWFVGSARRELVLDLAVALAEIHNADPTRLVEAKLGRESGYLARQLKTWGGQWESIKELPTGRDLQDHTTITAWLTENYPGDRPAAVVHGDYKLDNVLVDPATARITAVLDWEMATVGDPLADLGYLLYMTPEPGGEVAMSELTGSVTAQEGCPSHTEIAQAYREARSGDQSYWTPEDLVYYQVLGGWKLATLLEVSYQRHLAGTTDDPFFAELDEGVPRLLSVARSLIPAAG
- a CDS encoding nucleoside permease, with protein sequence MNLTARLVVMNFLQFFVWGAWLLTLGAYWFNNKHWSGAHFGAAFSTMGIAAIITPPIMGVIADKWINAEKLYGVMHLGGAAALFSLPLVASPTVFFWVLLLNMLCYMPSLSLAITVAYNALKNAGRDTVTSFPPIRVWGTVGFIAALHTVSLLGLETSTGQFYVAGTAALLLGLYAFTLPPCRPKLSSSASSGPGRTTVADRFGLTAFTLFQQRKLAVFFIFAMLLGGALQLTNAYGDTFLHDFADVAEYRNLFAVEHPAIIMSISQISETLFILAIPFFLRRFGIKTVMLMSMVAWTLRFGLFAYGDPGDGLWMIVLSCIVYGMAFDFFNVSGSLFVEDQCGPEIRASAQGLFMLMTNGLGAMLGSLISGAVIEYFFTYPDDGKDWRGIWLSFAGYALVITIAFFVLFRPEPGGNTDEKAPATVGV